A window of the Pelagicoccus enzymogenes genome harbors these coding sequences:
- a CDS encoding response regulator, whose protein sequence is MSAESKSPLLRVLLVDDNVTNRLVAGKMIAKNGAEVLSVESGEAAVKASSESQFDLIFMDCMMPDMDGYEATGHIRDSSSDSKNRDTPIVALTANAMEGDREKCLNAGMSDYLAKPIHPKDLAEVFERWASRGPAMEVDSAPRGQGGSEAALVDLSSLVEVFGDSKEELRPLVEAFVESLREELTALQRNEGPDFDLETLRLRCHTIKGAGANYGAKPLSRVAMQVELACKEGREAEARVSVPQLKELVERTIEAANQVVS, encoded by the coding sequence ATGTCCGCCGAAAGCAAATCACCGCTGCTCCGAGTCCTGCTCGTAGACGACAACGTCACTAACCGGCTCGTCGCCGGCAAGATGATCGCCAAGAACGGCGCCGAGGTCCTATCCGTTGAAAGCGGCGAAGCGGCCGTGAAGGCGAGCTCCGAGAGCCAGTTCGACCTGATTTTCATGGATTGCATGATGCCGGATATGGATGGCTACGAGGCGACGGGCCACATCCGAGACTCGAGCTCCGACAGCAAGAACCGGGACACTCCGATCGTGGCTCTGACGGCCAACGCGATGGAGGGGGATCGGGAAAAGTGCTTGAACGCGGGAATGAGCGATTACCTTGCCAAGCCGATTCATCCCAAGGACTTGGCGGAGGTTTTCGAAAGATGGGCTTCGCGCGGGCCAGCGATGGAAGTTGACTCCGCCCCGCGCGGGCAAGGCGGCTCCGAAGCGGCTCTGGTAGACTTGAGCTCCCTGGTAGAGGTCTTCGGCGACAGCAAGGAGGAGCTCAGGCCCTTGGTCGAGGCCTTCGTTGAGAGCTTGAGGGAGGAGTTGACGGCGCTGCAGAGGAATGAAGGCCCGGATTTCGATTTGGAAACCTTGCGTTTGCGATGTCACACCATCAAAGGGGCCGGCGCCAACTACGGGGCAAAGCCCCTGTCGCGAGTGGCGATGCAGGTCGAGCTTGCCTGCAAGGAGGGACGCGAGGCGGAGGCCCGCGTCAGCGTTCCCCAGCTCAAGGAGTTGGTGGAGCGGACGATCGAGGCTGCGAACCAAGTCGTATCCTAG